From the Accipiter gentilis chromosome 15, bAccGen1.1, whole genome shotgun sequence genome, one window contains:
- the LOC126046074 gene encoding nephrocan-like → MKPQQISGLSTTCPRRCSCDPAQSVQCYRATEIPREIPFTTRRLYISHSKIKQLQITDFRRMSALEELVLSCSGTESIENNTFKALSTLKSLELYKNQLKQIPTFLPSGLEILKLADNSINTLHASDFEGLMKLRVLDIRNNLIATLPLSAFSSLCNLQSLILDGNNMESVSAPLKLPRLKYLSMADNKLNSFPTNFFASFQNLQFLGLSGNFLTKVPLDLPKSLLSLKLEKNQLKTIRLRDMKHLENLSEFFLSENQLTSIDGAQLLPNLTTLELSKNQLHTMPLRLPGRLQKLDCSNNLIQRVTAQDFQGLQDLKHLFLDNNAVSVFEAGALQQCAQLSNLALEQNLLISIPLRLPDTLARLDLKGNDIEDVGEQELKDLKQLQVLNLRNNKISALDRKVLEYLPRLRHLYLDGNPWNCTCDLLRTRRVLVAKGTDVRGGQCAAPAESRGESWMSSKKILQQCEDNLSSMEKGKEDRKKMKPNEASSVGVNTDDDYYDYELD, encoded by the exons tggTCTAAGTACCACTTGCCCAAGAAGATGCAGCTGTGACCCTGCCCAGTCAGTGCAATGCTACAGAGCTACGGAGATCCCCAGAGAGATTCCTTTCACCACCAGGAGACTCTACATCAGTCACAGCAAAATTAAACAACTCcag aTTACAGACTTCAGGAGAATGTCAGCCCTTGAAGAGCTGGTCCTGTCATGCAGTGGCACAGAATCAATAGAAAACAACACTTTCAAAGCTCTGAGCACCTTGAAGTCCCTGGAACTCTACAAAAATCAGCTCAAGCAAATACCTACCTTCCTCCCATCTGGCCTTGAAATTTTAAAACTCGCTGATAACTCCATCAACACTCTGCATGCATCTGATTTTGAAGGTTTGATGAAACTAAGGGTGCTCGATATTCGGAACAATCTGATTGCGACTCTGCCTCTgagtgctttttcttccctttgcaatTTACAAAGTTTGATTCTGGATGGCAACAACATGGAATCTGTGTCTGCACCACTTAAGCTTCCTAGGCTGAAGTATCTGAGCATGGCTGATAATAAACTGAACTCATTCCCAACCAACTTCTTTGCATCTTTCCAAAATCTACAGTTTCTTGGTTTAAGTGGCAACTTTCTGACAAAAGTGCCTCTTGACCTACCTAAATCCCTGCTGTCACTAAAATTAGAGAAAAACCAACTTAAAACAATAAGACTTCGAGACATGAAACACCTAGAAAACCTGTCTGAGTTCTTTCTGTCAGAAAATCAGCTAACGTCAATAGATGGTGCACAGCTTCTTCCTAACTTAACAACACTGGAGCTCTCTAAGAACCAGCTCCACACTATGCCACTCAGGCTGCCCGGCAGACTGCAGAAACTCGACTGCAGCAATAACCTGATTCAAAGGGTGACAGCGCAGGACTTCCAGGGACTACAAGACCTCAAGCATTTGTTTCTTGACAACAACGCTGTTAGTGTGTTTGAGGCAGGAGCTCTTCAGCAGTGTGCGCAGCTTTCAAATCTGGCACTGGAACAGAATCTCCTCATTTCTATTCCGCTGAG ACTTCCAGACACCCTTGCTAGATTGGATCTAAAGGGAAATGACATAGAGGATGTTGGAGAACAAGAGCTGAAGGACTTGAAACAGCTTCAGGTTTTAAATTTACGGAATAACAAGATATCTGCCTTGGATCGCAAAGTCTTAGAGTATTTACCTCGTCTTCGTCACCTGTATTTAGATGGAAACCCTTGGAACTGCACCTGTGACCTTCTCAGAACCAGAAGAGTGCTGGTGGCCAAAGGAACGGATGTCAGGGGAGGGCAGTGCGCGGCGCCAGCAGAAAGCCGAGGAGAAAGCTGgatgtcttccaaaaagattctGCAGCAGTGTGAAGATAATCTGTCTTCTATGGAAAAAGGCaaagaggacagaaagaaaatgaaacccaATGAGGCCTCCAGCGTTGGAGTAAACACAGATGATGACTACTATGATTATGAACTAGATTAA